The sequence TGCCGACGGGTTCGGGGGTGCCCCCCGCGCAGGCGGTGTGGAGGTCGGGGAGCAGGATGCGCCAGGACACGCCGTCCATGGCGAGGTGGTGCACGACGAGGACCAGCCGGTCCGCCGCGCCCTCCTCCGTGCGCAGCAGGGCGGCGCGCACCAGGTCGCCGGTGCGGGGGTCGAGTGCACCGGCCAGCCGTGCGGCCAGGGCGGTCACCTCTTCTCCGGTGACCTCCTCGACGGCGGCGCGGACCGTGCCCCGGGGCAGGATCTCCGGTCCGTCGGCCACGCGCAGCCGCAGGGCGTCGTGGTGGTCGACGAGGGTCTGCACGCCCCTGGTCAGCTCGTCGAGGGTGAGTGCGTCGACATGCAGGGCGGTCCACTGGGCGTATCCGGCGACCGTGTCGATGTCGGGGTGCGGGTCGAGCAGGCCGCGCACGATGGGCGGGGCCGGGACCGGGCCGACCGGCTCGTCCGCCGGGCCGGCCGTCTCCCCCAGCTGTTCGGCGGAGGCGGCGAGCGCGGCGAAGGTGCGGCGGGCCAGCAGATCCTTGGGGCGCAGCCCGAGGCCGAGGGCGCGGAGCCGGCTGCTGACGGTGATCGCGGTGATGCTGTCCCCGCCGAGGGCGAAGAAGTCGTCGTCCACGCTCACCCGTTCGATGTCGAGCGCGTCGGCGAGGACGGTGCACAGCAGCCGTTCGCGTTCGGTGCCCGGCTCCCGGCCGCCGCCGGCGAGGGCGGGGGCGGGCAGGGCGGCCCGGTCGAGCTTGCCGTTGGGGGTGACGGGCAGGCCGCTCAGCACCACGACGGCGGCGGGCACCATGTGCTCGGGCAGCCGCTCGGCGAGCAGGGCGCGTGCCTCGTCGCCGGTGAGGGAGGCGGACACGATGTAGCCGACGAGCCGGGACGAGAGGACCCGTGCGGCGGCCGCGGTGACGCCGGGCAGGGCGGCAAGCGCCTCCTCGACCTCGCCGGTCTCCACACGGTGGCCGCGGATCTTGACCTGTCCGTCGCCCCGGCCGCCGTACTCCAGGCCCCGGCCGGGCACCCAGCGGGCCAGGTCGCCGGTGCGGTACATCCGCTCGCCGGGCGCGCCGAACGGGTCGGCGACGAAGCGTTCGGCGGTGGCCCCGGGCCGGCCGAGGTAGCCGCGGGCCAGGTGGGGTCCGGCCAGGTACAGTTCGCCGGCCGTGCCGTGCGGGACCGGCTGGAGGGCGTTGTCCAGGACGTAGACCCGGGTGCCGGCGAGAGGCTGTCCGATGGTCGGTTCGCCGTCGTCGATGGGCGCGGTGGTGGCGTCCACGGTGGCCTCGGTGGGCCCGTACATGTTGCGCGCGGGGATACCCGACGCGGCGACCCGGCGCCACAGCGCGGACGGAGTGGCCTCGCCGCCCAGGAGCAGCAGCGCCGGGGGCAGGTCGAGCAGCCCGGCGTCGATGAGCGGGGTGGCCATCGAGGGGGTGGTGTCGACGATGTCGATGCCGTCGCGGGCGTACGCGGCGAGCAGGGCGTCGGCGTCGCGGGCGGTGTCGGCGTCGTACACGTGCAGTTCGTGGCCGCACAGCAGCCAGACGAGGTGTTCGAAGGCGGAGTCGAAGGCGAAGGAGTAGGTGTGCGCGGCGCGCAGCCGTCGGCCGGTGGCCCGTTCGGCCTCCGCGACGACCGTGGAGCGCTGGTGGTGCAGCAGGGAGGCGAGGCCGCCGGCGCGGCCGAGTACGCCCTTGGGCCGGCCCGTCGATCCGGAGGTGTGGATGACGTAGGCGAGGTGTCCGGGGTCGCGGGGCCGGGAGAGTTCGGCGGCCGTGAGGGGGGCGCCCGACAGGCCGGCGGACTCGTCGAGGAGCGCCTTCCAGGGCAGTCCTTCGACCGTGCCGTCGGTGAGGACGAGGGCGGGCCGGGTGTCGTCGATGAGTTCGCGCAGCCGCTCGGGCGGGTGCGCGGCGTCGAGCGGCTGGAACGCGGCGCCCGCGTCCAGCACCGCGAGCAGGGCGACGACGGCGTCGGCCGAGCGCGGCAGGGCGAGCGCGACGATGTCCTCGGCGCCGACGCCCCGGGCGCGCAGGGCGCGGGCCACCCGGTGCACCCGGTCGGCGAGTTCGGCGGCGGTCAGCCGTTCGCCGCCGCAGACGAGGGCGGTGCGATCGGGTCCGGCGGCGGCCATCGCGTCGAACGCGGCGGGTACGTCGAGGGGGGTGCCGGGCAGGGCGGCCGGGCTCCAGTGGCCGAGCAGTCCGCCGATGTCGGCGGTGAGGGCGATCCGGCCGACGGGCCGGCCCTCCATCAGCCCGGACAGCAGGGCGCGCAACCCGCTCATCAGGCTGTCGACGGCGGCCTGGTCCTTGGCGCGGGCGTCGACCTCGAAGCCGAGCAGGAGCCCTCCGTCGCGGGTCGGCAGGACGCTCAGACCCATGTCCTCGGGCGGTCCGCCCGCGACGTTGCGCATGACGCCGGCCGCCCCGGCGAAGTCGAGTGTCAGGTCGAACGCCTTGAGGTTGATCCCCCGTCCGTGCAGCAGCGCGCCGGCGCCGGGCACGCCGAGGTCGCGGGGCAGGTCCTCGCCCCGGTAGCGCTGGTGGTCGCGCATCTCGCGCATGGCGGTGGCGACCTGGCGGCTCAGCTCGCCGAGCCGGTCGCCGCCGCGCACGGTCACCCGCATCGGCAGCACGTTGACGGCCATGGAGGGGGTGCGCAGCGCGGCCGAGCCGGTCCGGCACATCAGGGGCAGCGCGAAGACCACGTCGGTGCGGCCCAGCATGCGGTGCAGGAACGCCGCGTAGCAGGCGATGAGCGCCTGGCCCCAGGCGACGCCCTCGGCGTCGGCGAAGGCGCGCAGGGCTGCGGTCTCCTCGGGGGTGAGGACGGCCCGCGCGGTGAGCGTGCGGGCGGGGGCGCCGCCGCTGCCGGGGCCGTCCTCGGCGTCGACCTCGGGCAGCGGGGTGAAGCGTTCGACCCAGTACGCGCGGTCCTCGGCGGCCTGTTCGCTCGCGCGGTAGGCGGTGTCCTCGGCGACGAGCGTCGCGAACGCGCCGAACGTGGAGCGGGGCGGCTCGGTGCCGCGCACCAGGGCGGTGTAGTGGGCCGCGGTGCGCCGGGCGAGCTGGGCGGCGGTGTAGCCGTCGAAGACGAGGTGGTGGCCGAGCTGGGTGTACCAGACCTCGCGGTCGGAGAGCTTGATGACAGTACGCGAGTACAGCGGGCGGTCCGTCATGCCGCGGCAGGCCTCGGCGAGGCGTGCGCGTTCGGCGTCGACGAGCGCCTGGGCCGCCGCCGCCGGGTCGGCCTCGGCGCTGACGTCGACGAGCGGGGGCAGGGCGACGGGTTCGTCACCGACCGCCTGGCGCGGGCCCTCGGGGGTCTCGTACACCCTGAGCCGCAGGCTCTCGGCCTCCTCGGTGGTGGCCCGGACCGCCTGCGCGAGCGCGTCCGTGTCGACCGGTTCGCCGCCGGATATCTCGATCACGTCGCCGACGACGTAGTACGGCGAGTCGGGTTCGATGCGCTGGGCGTTCCAGATGCCCAGTTGGGCGCCGGTCAGGGGAAGGAGGCCGTCCTGGGACACGCTCGCGGTGGTCAACTTACTCTCCTTGCAGTGTGGGAACGACCATCGGAGTGCCGGTCACAGGGTCCGGGACGACGACGCTGGGAAGGTCGAACACGTCCTTGATCAGCGTGGCGTCCACGATGTCCCCGGGGTCGCCCTCGGCGACCACGGCACCGGCCTTCATGGCCACCAGGTGGTCGGCGAACCGGCATGCCTGGTTGATGTCGTGCAGGACCGCGACGACGGTGCGGCCCTCGTTGCGCAGCCTGGCGAGCAGGCCGAGCAGTTGGTACTGGTGGGTGATGTCGAGGAACGACGTGGGTTCGTCGAGCAGCAGGTAGGGCGTCTGCTGGGCGAGCACCATGGCCATCCAGACCCGCTGGCGCTGTCCGCCGGACAGTTCCTGTACGGGCCGGTCGACGAGGTCCGAGACGCCGGCCGCGGCCATGGCCCCGTCGACGGCCTTCTGGTCCTCGGGCGACCACAGGGCCAGCATCGACTGGTGCGGGAAGCGTCCCCGGGCCACCAGCTGGCGGACCTTGATGTCGTCGGGCGCCATCGGGTCCTGCGGCAGGAACCCGAGCTGTTTGGCCAGCGCCTTGGTACCGAAGGCGCCGACCTCGCGCCCGTCGAACTCCACGTGTCCGGAGTGCGGCTTGAGCAGCCGTACCAGGGCGCTCAACAGCGTTGATTTGCCGCAGGCGTTGGGGCCGACGATGGCGGTGAACGCGCCGTCGGGTATGTCGAGGGTCAGTCGCGTGGACACGACCCGGTCTCCGTAGCGCAGGGTGATGTCCCGCGCCGTCAGGCGTGCGGTCACGCGCGCCTCACCTCCTTGGTCAGCAGCCAGATCAGGTAGCAACCGCCGATCGCGGTGCTCACGACGCCCACGGGCAGCGCGACGGGCGCCAGCAGCATCTGGGCCACCAGGTCGGCGCCCTGGAGGAGCACCGCCCCGGTCAGTGCTGCCGGGAGCAGCGGGATCCCGGCGGCGCCCGCGAGCCGGCGGCCGATCTGCGGGGCGGCCAGTGCGATGAACGCGATGGGCCCGGCCACGGCGGTCACCGTGGCGGTGCAGCCGACACCGACGAGGACCATCAGCAGCCGCAGCCGGTCGAGTCCGACGCCGGTCGTGACGGCGATCGGGTCGCCGAGCGACGCCTGGTGCATGGCGTGGGCCTTCGTGGTCATGAGGGCCAGCAGGACACCGATCACGGTGAACGGGATGCCGAGGTCCTCCCAGCCCACACCGTTGAGCGAGCCCGCGCTCCAGCCGACGGCGGCGATCGCCACCTCCAGGTCGGCGCGGAGCACGATCCACGAGTTGACCGCGGTCATCATCGCGTTGATGGCGATACCGATCACGACCAGCCGGAGGCCGGAGAAGCCGTGTTCGAGCGACAGCAGGTAGATGGCGGCCGCGACGACCAGTCCGCCGATCACGGAGCTGGTGGCGAGCTGTGCGGACGTGCCCGACAGTACGGTGAGGGCGACCAGCGCGCCGGTGTAGGCGCCGGCGTCCAGCCCGATGACGTCGGGGCTGCCCATGGGGTTGCGGGTGAGGTTCTGGAAGATGGCGCCGGCGACGCCGAGCGCGGCACCGAAGACCAGGCCGGCCAGCACCCGCGGCAACCGCCAGTCCCGGATCACCACGGAGTGCTCGGAGCCGGTCAGGACGGCGAACACCTTGCCGGGCGGGGCCCATGACGCCCCGTAGCACAGCCCGAGCAGGCCGAGCCCCAGCATCAGGGCGACCAGGACGACGACGAGTATCGCCGTACGCCGTTCGAAGTGGAATTTCAGCACGTTCACAGGGACCCCGCCCCGTAGCGGCGGACCGCCCAGATCAGCATGGGGCCGCCGAGGAAGGCGGTCACGATGGCCACCGGCACCTCACCGGTGGGCAGCAGGACCCGCGCGGCCATGTCGGCGGCGAGGAGCAGGACGGGCCCGAGGACCATGGTGTAGGCGATCAGCCAGGGCACCGACCCGGAGGCCGGTTTGCGCACCAGGTGGGGCACGATCAGTCCGACGAACAGGATGGGGCCCGCCACCGCCGTCGCCGCGCCGCTGAGCACGGTGATGAGGACGAGGGTGGTGAGACGGACCCGGCCCACGTCGGCGCCCAGGGTGTGCGCCACGTTCTCGCCGAGCGTCAGGGCGTTGAGCGCCCTGCTCAGCAGCAGCGCACCGGCCAGGGACACCGCGATGGCGGTCAACGGCCAGGACAGGGCGGCCTGTTCGCGTCCGGCCAGCGTTCCCACCGACCAGAACCGGTAGAGGTCGAAGGTGTCCGGGAGCATGAGGCGCAGCCCGAGGGCGACGCCGTTCAGCACCGCGGTCACCGCCACGCCCGTGAGGACCAGGCGCAGCGGTGAGGTGCGGCCGACCGCGGCGACCAGGAACGCCGCGGCCACGGATCCGACGACCGCGAAGCCGAGTTCGCCCGCCTGGCCGCTGGCCAGGCCCGCCGCCGACCCGAGGGTGACGGCGAACCCGGCGCCCGCGGTGACCCCGAGGATGCCGGGCTCGGCCAGCGGGTTGCGGGCGAGCGTCTGGATGAGCGCGCCCGCGACGGCGAGCGCGGCACCGACGGCGACGGCGAGCAGCGCACGCGGTGCCCGCACGTCGCGTACGACGACGTGGTCGTCGGTCCCCTGGTAGTCGAAGAGTGCGCGCACGACTTCGCCGGGGGCGACGTGGCGGGCCCCGACGCCCATGCTGAGTACGGCGAGAACGGCCAGCAGGACCAGTCCGCCGACGAGCAGGGCGGTCTGCGGGACGGCCCGCCGGTTCTTTCCCGCGGCCTCGGACGCGCGGCCCGCGACGGTCACGGCTTCAGCAGCGGAGCGAGCGACTCGTCGATCGCGTCCAGGGTCAACAGGGCCTCACCGTAGGTGGCGGCCTCGGTGTAGCGGTACGGGAAGACCTTGCCGGCCTTGACGGCGGGCAGGTTCTTCCAGAGCTTGGAGTCCAGGACGTACTTGACGGAGGGCGGGACGCTGCCGTCGGCGTTGACCGAGTACGTCAGGGCGTCGGCTTCGCGGAAGGCTGCGGGCAGTTCCTCGATGGAGGGGTACTCGCTGACCGCCGCGGACCCCGGACCGGCCTTCTTGACCTTGCCGTAGTAGGTGGCACCCAGGTCCTCGGCGATGTTGGTGCCCCAGGAGCCGTTGAACTCGCGCTGGAAGGTGCCCTTGGCGGCGTCACCGTACGCACCGACGTGGCCGAGCTTGAGCTTCGGCAGGACGTCCTTGTACTTGGCGGCCAGCTCGGCGGCCTTGGTGTCGTACGTCTTCTTCTGGGCGTCGAACTGCTTGACCGCACCGGCGGCGTCGGCCTGCTTGCGGGAGAGGTCGCGCCAGGCGGACGGCAGGCTCGGGCCGATCGCGACGACGGGGGCGATCGACTTCAGCCGCTTCATGTCGATGTCGCCGAGCACGGGCGCGGGGACACCGATGACGATCAGGTCGGGCTCGGCCTCGGCGATGGCCTCGTAGTTGGTCTCGGCCGCCTGCTCGCCGGCCACCTTCTTGAGCTTCTTGTAGGTGGCGAGGTCTTCCTTGTTCATCATCGGCTCGCCGCGCTTCCACGACGAGATGCCGACCAGCGGTGCGTCGGCCTCGATCAGCGCGGGCACGGCATAGCCGGTGGCCACCACACGCTTCGGGTTCGCCGGGATCTTGATCTTGCCGTTGTCCGCGGTGAACACCCGGGTCTTGCTCTTCTCCGAGGCGGAGTCCCCGCCGTCCGAGGATGACCCGCATCCGGTCAGAACGAGGGCCAGCGTGAGGGCGCCGACCAGACCGGACGATCTGCGTATGGACATTTCCGAACTCCTTGCTACTTAGGTAAGGCTCACCTTAGTTGATGGCCTTTCGGCAGGACAACTCGCGGGTGGTCCCACCCGGTCCGGCCGGTGGATCAGTGGTCGTGGCTGTGGTCGTGGTCGTGACCGGACTCGTGGTCGTCCTCGTCGAAGTCCGCGACACCCCGCTTCCAGTAACCGGTGATGTCGTAATCGGCCTTCTCCAGGCGCAGTTCGTCCCGGACCCAGCGCCGCAGCGGCTTGATCTGCCCCGCCTCCCCCGCGACCCACACGTACGCCCGCTCCCCCTCGGGGACGGTGACCGAGGTCGCGGCCCGGACCAGCGCGTCGCCGGATCCGGCGGGCGCGTCGCCGCGGTGCAGCCAGCGGACCTCGAAGCCCTCGGGGGCGGACAGCTCGATCTCCTCGTCGCGGCCCGTGACTTCGATGAACGCCCAGCCCCTGGCGGTCCGCGGCAGTTCCTCCAGCCACCGCGCGACGGCGGGCAGCGCGGTGAGGTCCCCGACGAGCAGGTAGCGGTCGTAGGTGTGCGGGACGATCAGCCCGCCGGGCGGTCCGGCGACATGGATGGTGTCGCCGGGCTGCGCCTTGCCGGCCCAGTCCGAGGCGAGTCCGCCCTCGTGCACGGCGACGTCGATGTCGATCTCGCCGGCGACGGGGTCGTAGCGGCGCACGGTGTACTCGCGCGAGGTGGGCACCGGCCTCGGCCAGCGCAGCATCGTCCCGTTGCGCTCGGGCAGCCGCAGGCTGCCGTCCGGCTCCCGGAAGATCAGTTTCACGTGCTCGTCGGGCGCGTGCGCCTCGAATCCCTCGGCCCCGGGCCCGCCCAGGGTGACCCGCAGCAGACCCGCGCCGACCGCGGCCGTACGCACGACCTCGACCTCGCGGATGCCGATCGGGTAGCCGACCTTCTCGGCATGCCGGCCGGCCCGCACCTCCGCGATCCGCTCCAGGTACCTGTCCCGGTGGTCGACGCGGCTCATGCGGCCTCACCCGCCAGCAGCGCCTGCCAGTGCCCGAGTTCGGGCAGCTCGAACAGGTCGGGGAACTCCAGCGTGGTCGCCCCCGCCGCACGCCAGCGCTCGACCAGGGCCATGATCCGCATCGAGTCCAGACCCAGATCGACCAGATTGTCGTCGGGCGCGATCTCGCCGGGCTCGCAGCCCAGCAGTTCGGCGATGTCGGCCCTGACACGGTCGGGCGACAAGGTCTGGCTCATCGGAGTACTCCTTCGGGGGTGGGCGCCGACAGGGGGTCGGAGCGGCAGTGGCGTTGTTTCACGGGCCCGGCAAGGGGATGCGCGCGCGAACAGCCGCCCGGGGCGGCGATGTTCACGGGACACGGGAGGGCGGTGGCGGCGCGGCCCGGCCCCTCGGAAGAGCGCGGCGGCTCACGGTGGGACGTCATGGGCACGGCCCGGCACCGCGCGTGCGGCCCCCTGCCGGGGAACGTGCGGAGCGGACGCCCCCGATGCCGGAAAAACCCGACGTCCCCCACATTCCTCGCCCACACACAGTCCCCCTCAGGCCCAGGCAAGGCTAACCTAACATCGACAAGCCCGACGTAAGCAACCCATCCGCCAACCGAACGGCACATGTGCGCAGTTCAGACACCGGGCCCCCATGACGTGCGACCCACCGGCCCCCTGCGCGCCGAGGCAAACTTAGGTTACCCTCACCTAACCTAGCGCAGGAGCTGCTCCGGGTGAAGGGCCGCGGCGGCCAGTCCGCCGCGCCCTGTCGGCGCAGCTCCTCCGCCCATCCTCATCCGGCCCCTCCTACAGGGCCATCGAGAACGGAGTCCCCGTGTCGACGGCATCCCGAGTCGCCACGCACATACCCGTGGCCCACCCGGCCACCGGGGCAGCCACCTCCCTCCTGGACGCCTACACGCCCGGCGCGCGCTTCCTCGCCACCCCCAGGCGCACCCTGCTGGCCCACGGCCCCGCACGCCCGGTTCCGCACGGCACACAGCCGGTGGACCAACGGGTCTCGGCCGCCCTCGCCGAGGCCGCCGACGCCGGGCAGGAGACGCCGGTGGTGATGGGCGCGATCCCGTTCGACCACACCGCGCCGGCCGCCCTGAGCGTTCCCGCGACGCTGCGCACCGCCCCGCCCCTCGCCTCCGACCCGCTCATCGCGCTGCCCTCGGCGGGGGTGGACTCCCCCGACTGGCACATCCGCCCGGTGCCGGAGCCGGAGGTCTACGCGAAGGGCGTCGCCTCGGCCGTGGAGCGGATGTGGCGCGGCGAGTTCAGCAAGGTCGTCCTCGCCCGCACCCTCGAACTCACCTCCCCCGCACCGCTGGACGTGCCCGCCATGCTCCAGCGCCTGGCCCGGCGCGACCCCTCCGGCTACACCTTCGCGCTCCCCACCGGCCCCGGCCGCACCCTGATCGGCGCCAGCCCCGAACTCCTCGTCTCGCGCCGGGGCCGCCAGGTGGTCGCCAACCCCCTCGCCGGCTCGTCCCCGCGCAGCGACGACCTCGCCGAGGACGTCCGCCGGGCCGCCGCGCTCCTGGAGTCCGCGAAGGACCTCCACGAGCACGCCGTCGTCGTGGACGCCGTACACCAGGCCCTGGCCCCGCACTGCGCCGGGATGACCGTCCCGCCCCGGCCGACCCTGATCCGCACCGCCACCATGTGGCACCTGTCCACCACGGTCACGGGCACCCTCACCGACCCGGACACCTCGGCCCTCACCCTGGCCTGCGCGCTGCACCCCACCCCCGCGGTGTGCGGCACGCCGACGGCCACCGCCCGGGAGGTGCTGACGGAGACCGAACCGTTCGACCGCGGCTACTTCACGGGCATGGTCGGCTGGGGCGACGCGCACGGCGACGGCGAATGGGTCGTCACGATCCGCTGCGCCGAGGCGGAGGAGCGCATGCTGCGCCTCTACGCCGGAGCGGGCATCGTCGCGGCGTCCGAGCCGGAGGCCGAAACCGCCGAAACCGCCGCCAAGTTCCGCACCTTCCTGAGCGCGGTGGGCGCCGAGCTGTAAGCCCGTCGGCCGGCGGCACCCGCACGGGAGAGCCCCGGTCCGGCGGCCCGTCGGCGCCCGCGCCGGAGAGCCCCGCCCGCTCCCCCGGCGCTCCGCACCCTCAGGCGGTCAGGGCCGCGGGCTCGCCCAGCCGGGCGGCCGCGGTCCGCCAGGCGGCGGTGACGGCGAGGCGGGCCCGCTCGGTGGCCGCCGCTCCGTCGCCGTCGAGCAGCAGCGGCTGCCCGACGTGGACGTGGAGGCGGGGCCGCCGCAGCGGAGCGGTGGCCAGGCCCGCGAGCTGTTTGACGGCCGAGCCGGAGGTGACGCGGCGCGCCCCGGCCTGGCCCACCGGAATCACCGGCGCGCCGGTGCGGTGCGCGAGCCGGGCGAGGCCGCGCCGGAACGCGCCCGGCTCGGCCTCGGCCGCGTCCGTGCGGAGGGGCAGGCCGCCCTCGGCATAGATCAGGATGTGCCGGCCCTGCTCCAGCGCCTCCTGGGCGAGGTCGACCGACCGGGCCGCGCGGGGATCGCCGCGGTACACGGGGATATGCCCCTCACGCGCGAGTGCGCGGCCGAGCAGGGGCACCCGCCAGAGACCCGCGGTCGCCATGACGACGGGGCGGGCGCCGAGGCCGAGCAGTGCCGCCAGGACGATCGCGGGGTCCGCGAGCGAGGTGTGGTTGGCGGCGATGATCCCGGCCGGGGGAAGGGGTGCGCCTTCGTCGGTGGTGAGCGTCAACCGTCCGACGGCGGGGACCAGTTGACCGGCAAGGCGGCTGAGCATGGGGTTCTCCGGTTCGCTCGGGATGAGTTCCATCGTCCCGGGCGCGACGGCCGCGGGGCTGAGCCGTCGTACTCATCCGGCGTGTGTATCCCGACGGGCGGCGCCCCGGTCAGGGCCCCTGTACGACGTCCGCGAGCGCCGAGGTCACCAGCTTGCCGACCGCCACCGCTTCCGGCGGGCCCGGCTCCCGGTCCGCGAACAGCAGATGCCCGCCCCCGACGAGGGACAGGGTGAGCGAGTCGATGTCCGCGTCGGCGGAGACACGGCCCAGCGCGCGCTCCTCGGTCAGATAGCCGGAGACCGCCGCCGCGATCTGGGCGAGGACGGCGATGCCGCCGCCGGGCGTGGCCTGCCGCAGCCGTGCGCGCAACTCGTCCCGGAAGGTGATGAGCGGAATGATCGCCACCGGAACCGGCCCGAACAGAGTGGTCAGCGCGTCCGCGAGGTTCCCGGCCACCGTCCCGGTTCCGGCACTCCCGCGCAGCGCCCGCGCCTGCTCCTCGATCCGCGCGGCCCGGTCGAGCACGAGCTCGACGAGGAAGGCGTCGAAGTCGGTGAAGTGCCGGTGCAGGACGCCCTTGGCGCAGGCCGCCTCGTCCGTGACGGCCCTGCTGGTCAGCCCGTTCGCACCGTCCCGCAGCAACACGCGCTCGGCGGCGTCGAACAGGTGCTGCCGGGGGTCGCGCAGGTGCACTCCGGTCGGCACGTATCCGTCCTCTCCTCGTCCGCGTCCACACCGCCGCCTTGGCATGTGGGCATGCGCCCACTAAAGTGAACGCATGCCCATTCTACCGCGAGAGCAGCCCGGACCGCAGCAGCCCCATGAGGCCCGGCGGACGGCCGAATCCTTCGGCGCGGACGCGCGGCGCTACGACGAGGCGCGCCCTTCCTATCCCGCCGGTCTGGTGGCCCGGATCGTCGCCGGGAGTCCTGGAGGAGACGTTCTCGATGTGGGCTGCGGGACCGGGATCGCGGCCCGCCAGTTCCGGTCGGCGGGCTGCACCGTGCTCGGCGTGGAGCCCGATGCCCGGATGGCCGGCCTCGCGCGGGCCCATGGCCTGCGGGTCGAGGT is a genomic window of Streptomyces sp. NBC_00708 containing:
- a CDS encoding ABC transporter ATP-binding protein encodes the protein MTARLTARDITLRYGDRVVSTRLTLDIPDGAFTAIVGPNACGKSTLLSALVRLLKPHSGHVEFDGREVGAFGTKALAKQLGFLPQDPMAPDDIKVRQLVARGRFPHQSMLALWSPEDQKAVDGAMAAAGVSDLVDRPVQELSGGQRQRVWMAMVLAQQTPYLLLDEPTSFLDITHQYQLLGLLARLRNEGRTVVAVLHDINQACRFADHLVAMKAGAVVAEGDPGDIVDATLIKDVFDLPSVVVPDPVTGTPMVVPTLQGE
- a CDS encoding iron chelate uptake ABC transporter family permease subunit; protein product: MNVLKFHFERRTAILVVVLVALMLGLGLLGLCYGASWAPPGKVFAVLTGSEHSVVIRDWRLPRVLAGLVFGAALGVAGAIFQNLTRNPMGSPDVIGLDAGAYTGALVALTVLSGTSAQLATSSVIGGLVVAAAIYLLSLEHGFSGLRLVVIGIAINAMMTAVNSWIVLRADLEVAIAAVGWSAGSLNGVGWEDLGIPFTVIGVLLALMTTKAHAMHQASLGDPIAVTTGVGLDRLRLLMVLVGVGCTATVTAVAGPIAFIALAAPQIGRRLAGAAGIPLLPAALTGAVLLQGADLVAQMLLAPVALPVGVVSTAIGGCYLIWLLTKEVRRA
- a CDS encoding iron ABC transporter permease, giving the protein MTVAGRASEAAGKNRRAVPQTALLVGGLVLLAVLAVLSMGVGARHVAPGEVVRALFDYQGTDDHVVVRDVRAPRALLAVAVGAALAVAGALIQTLARNPLAEPGILGVTAGAGFAVTLGSAAGLASGQAGELGFAVVGSVAAAFLVAAVGRTSPLRLVLTGVAVTAVLNGVALGLRLMLPDTFDLYRFWSVGTLAGREQAALSWPLTAIAVSLAGALLLSRALNALTLGENVAHTLGADVGRVRLTTLVLITVLSGAATAVAGPILFVGLIVPHLVRKPASGSVPWLIAYTMVLGPVLLLAADMAARVLLPTGEVPVAIVTAFLGGPMLIWAVRRYGAGSL
- a CDS encoding ABC transporter substrate-binding protein; this encodes MSIRRSSGLVGALTLALVLTGCGSSSDGGDSASEKSKTRVFTADNGKIKIPANPKRVVATGYAVPALIEADAPLVGISSWKRGEPMMNKEDLATYKKLKKVAGEQAAETNYEAIAEAEPDLIVIGVPAPVLGDIDMKRLKSIAPVVAIGPSLPSAWRDLSRKQADAAGAVKQFDAQKKTYDTKAAELAAKYKDVLPKLKLGHVGAYGDAAKGTFQREFNGSWGTNIAEDLGATYYGKVKKAGPGSAAVSEYPSIEELPAAFREADALTYSVNADGSVPPSVKYVLDSKLWKNLPAVKAGKVFPYRYTEAATYGEALLTLDAIDESLAPLLKP
- a CDS encoding siderophore-interacting protein → MSRVDHRDRYLERIAEVRAGRHAEKVGYPIGIREVEVVRTAAVGAGLLRVTLGGPGAEGFEAHAPDEHVKLIFREPDGSLRLPERNGTMLRWPRPVPTSREYTVRRYDPVAGEIDIDVAVHEGGLASDWAGKAQPGDTIHVAGPPGGLIVPHTYDRYLLVGDLTALPAVARWLEELPRTARGWAFIEVTGRDEEIELSAPEGFEVRWLHRGDAPAGSGDALVRAATSVTVPEGERAYVWVAGEAGQIKPLRRWVRDELRLEKADYDITGYWKRGVADFDEDDHESGHDHDHSHDH
- a CDS encoding phosphopantetheine-binding protein, whose amino-acid sequence is MSQTLSPDRVRADIAELLGCEPGEIAPDDNLVDLGLDSMRIMALVERWRAAGATTLEFPDLFELPELGHWQALLAGEAA
- the dhbC gene encoding isochorismate synthase DhbC, coding for MSTASRVATHIPVAHPATGAATSLLDAYTPGARFLATPRRTLLAHGPARPVPHGTQPVDQRVSAALAEAADAGQETPVVMGAIPFDHTAPAALSVPATLRTAPPLASDPLIALPSAGVDSPDWHIRPVPEPEVYAKGVASAVERMWRGEFSKVVLARTLELTSPAPLDVPAMLQRLARRDPSGYTFALPTGPGRTLIGASPELLVSRRGRQVVANPLAGSSPRSDDLAEDVRRAAALLESAKDLHEHAVVVDAVHQALAPHCAGMTVPPRPTLIRTATMWHLSTTVTGTLTDPDTSALTLACALHPTPAVCGTPTATAREVLTETEPFDRGYFTGMVGWGDAHGDGEWVVTIRCAEAEERMLRLYAGAGIVAASEPEAETAETAAKFRTFLSAVGAEL
- a CDS encoding 1-acyl-sn-glycerol-3-phosphate acyltransferase — encoded protein: MLSRLAGQLVPAVGRLTLTTDEGAPLPPAGIIAANHTSLADPAIVLAALLGLGARPVVMATAGLWRVPLLGRALAREGHIPVYRGDPRAARSVDLAQEALEQGRHILIYAEGGLPLRTDAAEAEPGAFRRGLARLAHRTGAPVIPVGQAGARRVTSGSAVKQLAGLATAPLRRPRLHVHVGQPLLLDGDGAAATERARLAVTAAWRTAAARLGEPAALTA
- a CDS encoding TetR/AcrR family transcriptional regulator, translating into MPTGVHLRDPRQHLFDAAERVLLRDGANGLTSRAVTDEAACAKGVLHRHFTDFDAFLVELVLDRAARIEEQARALRGSAGTGTVAGNLADALTTLFGPVPVAIIPLITFRDELRARLRQATPGGGIAVLAQIAAAVSGYLTEERALGRVSADADIDSLTLSLVGGGHLLFADREPGPPEAVAVGKLVTSALADVVQGP